The Xiphophorus couchianus chromosome 5, X_couchianus-1.0, whole genome shotgun sequence genome includes a region encoding these proteins:
- the pla2g12a gene encoding group XIIA secretory phospholipase A2 has translation MSDMTCHDSGRSGRTSAGMMGPGALLSVPVLLLGLLCCCGLFPDVSACEKEPETPDWRMTLRTIRNGIHKIDTYLNVALDLFGGDDGLCRYSCSDGFKPMPRPGYRHPPPNGCGSPLFGFHFDLGIPSMTKCCNQHDRCYDSCGRLKHDCDDQFQDCLETICRNVQRTLGLSQTVQACESAVKLLFDAVMHLGCKPYLDSQREACVCQYEVKKEL, from the exons ATGTCAGACATGACATGTCATGACAGCGGGAGGTCAGGCAGAACTTCAGCTGGCATGATGGGTCCAGGTGCGCTGCTGTCCGTCCCGGTTCTGCTGCTCggtctgctctgctgctgcgGACTTTTCCCAGATGTTTCTGCCTGTGAGAAAGAACCGGAGACCCCGGACTGGAGGATGACTCTGAGAACCATCCGGAACGGGATTCACAAGATCGACACGTACCTGAACGTAGCGCTGGACCTGTTCGGCGGAGATGACGGACTCTGTCGGTACTCATGCAGCGATG GATTCAAACCGATGCCTCGTCCCGGCTACAGGCACCCTCCACCCAACGGATGCGGCTCCCCGCTTTTTGGATTTCAT TTCGACCTGGGAATCCCGTCCATGACCAAATGCTGCAACCAGCACGACCGCTGCTACGACTCCTGCGGCCGCCTGAAGCACGACTGCGACGATCAGTTCCAGGACTGCCTGGAGACCATCTGCAGGAACGTGCAAAGGACTCTGGGATTGTCCCAGACGGTCCAGG CGTGTGAGTCTGCAGTCAAGCTCCTCTTTGACGCCGTCATGCACCTGGGCTGCAAGCCGTACCTGGACAGCCAGCGGGAGGCCTGCGTGTGCCAGTACGAGGTGAAGAAGGAGCTCTGA
- the LOC114145165 gene encoding deoxyribonuclease-2-beta-like isoform X2, with translation MWSFLLVFGLLCWGSHGSVTCKDHSDAEVDWYILYKMPYNIPTPSGSTRGTEYFYMDSKGRNLELNNINSANSALGNTLRPLFKPIRNMDETFGFISYSDQPPGCDAKPNRFGHSKGLVMVDRTSTGVWILHSTPKFPFRREQDNFWPKSGNRNAQTFICVTFNYDQFTTIGTHLKYINAFPFEHYIPDDFHEELKNVVKWTEGPPYTPDKVEVSMLTSKGNQGFQIFAKQANEDEQVGDLYLSIAKNIKSDVYAQTWRCPDDQSDSYCPGVSSWSVINVEDLIVGNQKTWNSNVDHSKWCVAKDQNKHWTCIADMNRAVSQFKRFGGALCIRLEWVQRHFLRFANHPQVCRKRPRPVCDPNSDGDNLQVIG, from the exons ATGTGGAGCTTCTTGCTGGTTTTTGGGCTCCTCTGCTGGGGATCCCACGGATCAGTGACCTGCAAAGACCACAGCGATGCTGAAGTGGACTG GTACATTTTATACAAGATGCCCTACAACATTCCAACTCCCAGTGGATCCACCCGTGGTACCGAGTATTTCTACATGGACTCGAAGGGAAGGAACCTGGAGTTGAACAACATCAACAGCGCGAACAGCGCTCTGGGAAATACGCTGAGGCCTCTTTTCAAACCCATCAGAAACATG GACGAGACCTTCGGGTTCATCAGCTACAGTGATCAGCCGCCAGGATGTGACGCCAAGCCAAATAGGTTTGGCCACAGCAAAG gACTCGTGATGGTGGACAGAACCAGTACAGGAGTCTGGATCTTGCACAGCACCCCTAAGTTCCCCTTCAGAAGGGAGCAGGACAACTTCTGGCCAAAAAGCGGGAATAGAAACGCTCAAACATTTATCTGTGTGACGTTCAACTACGACCAGTTCACTACGATAG GAACACATCTGAAGTACATCAATGCGTTTCCATTTGAACATTATATCCCAGACGATTTTCACGAGGAACTAAAAAATGTCGTGAAATGGACAGAAGGCCCTCCGTACACACCTGATAAGGTTGAGGTCTCAATGTTGACATCCAAAGGGAACCAAGGCTTTCAAATCTTTGCTAAACAAGCCAATGAAGATGAACAGG TTGGAGATCTCTACCTAAGCATTGCCAAGAACATCAAGAGTGACGTCTACGCCCAGACATGGCGCTGCCCGGACGACCAGTCCGACTCCTACTGTCCTGGCGTTTCTTCTTGGTCAGTCATCAACGTCGAAGACCTAATAGTGGGTAACCAGAAGACGTGGAACTCCAACGTGGACCATTCCAAGTGGTGCGTAGCTAAGGATCAGAACAAACACTGGACCTGCATCGCCGACATGAACAGGGCCGTATCTCAGTTCAAGCGGTTCGGCGGGGCGCTCTGCATCCGCCTCGAGTGGGTCCAACGTCACTTTCTGAGATTTGCTAACCATCCTCAGGTCTGTCGGAAACGTCCCCGCCCAGTTTGTGATCCAAACTCTGATGGAGACAATCTTCAAGTTATCGGTTAG
- the LOC114145165 gene encoding deoxyribonuclease-2-beta-like isoform X1, which translates to MRAELGTREDRRSAETSGSFVTWEMWSFLLVFGLLCWGSHGSVTCKDHSDAEVDWYILYKMPYNIPTPSGSTRGTEYFYMDSKGRNLELNNINSANSALGNTLRPLFKPIRNMDETFGFISYSDQPPGCDAKPNRFGHSKGLVMVDRTSTGVWILHSTPKFPFRREQDNFWPKSGNRNAQTFICVTFNYDQFTTIGTHLKYINAFPFEHYIPDDFHEELKNVVKWTEGPPYTPDKVEVSMLTSKGNQGFQIFAKQANEDEQVGDLYLSIAKNIKSDVYAQTWRCPDDQSDSYCPGVSSWSVINVEDLIVGNQKTWNSNVDHSKWCVAKDQNKHWTCIADMNRAVSQFKRFGGALCIRLEWVQRHFLRFANHPQVCRKRPRPVCDPNSDGDNLQVIG; encoded by the exons ATGAGAGCTGAACTTGGGACCAGAGAAGACCGACGGAGCGCTGAAACCTCTGGGTCCTTTGTTACT tgggaGATGTGGAGCTTCTTGCTGGTTTTTGGGCTCCTCTGCTGGGGATCCCACGGATCAGTGACCTGCAAAGACCACAGCGATGCTGAAGTGGACTG GTACATTTTATACAAGATGCCCTACAACATTCCAACTCCCAGTGGATCCACCCGTGGTACCGAGTATTTCTACATGGACTCGAAGGGAAGGAACCTGGAGTTGAACAACATCAACAGCGCGAACAGCGCTCTGGGAAATACGCTGAGGCCTCTTTTCAAACCCATCAGAAACATG GACGAGACCTTCGGGTTCATCAGCTACAGTGATCAGCCGCCAGGATGTGACGCCAAGCCAAATAGGTTTGGCCACAGCAAAG gACTCGTGATGGTGGACAGAACCAGTACAGGAGTCTGGATCTTGCACAGCACCCCTAAGTTCCCCTTCAGAAGGGAGCAGGACAACTTCTGGCCAAAAAGCGGGAATAGAAACGCTCAAACATTTATCTGTGTGACGTTCAACTACGACCAGTTCACTACGATAG GAACACATCTGAAGTACATCAATGCGTTTCCATTTGAACATTATATCCCAGACGATTTTCACGAGGAACTAAAAAATGTCGTGAAATGGACAGAAGGCCCTCCGTACACACCTGATAAGGTTGAGGTCTCAATGTTGACATCCAAAGGGAACCAAGGCTTTCAAATCTTTGCTAAACAAGCCAATGAAGATGAACAGG TTGGAGATCTCTACCTAAGCATTGCCAAGAACATCAAGAGTGACGTCTACGCCCAGACATGGCGCTGCCCGGACGACCAGTCCGACTCCTACTGTCCTGGCGTTTCTTCTTGGTCAGTCATCAACGTCGAAGACCTAATAGTGGGTAACCAGAAGACGTGGAACTCCAACGTGGACCATTCCAAGTGGTGCGTAGCTAAGGATCAGAACAAACACTGGACCTGCATCGCCGACATGAACAGGGCCGTATCTCAGTTCAAGCGGTTCGGCGGGGCGCTCTGCATCCGCCTCGAGTGGGTCCAACGTCACTTTCTGAGATTTGCTAACCATCCTCAGGTCTGTCGGAAACGTCCCCGCCCAGTTTGTGATCCAAACTCTGATGGAGACAATCTTCAAGTTATCGGTTAG
- the LOC114145270 gene encoding calcium uniporter regulatory subunit MCUb, mitochondrial yields MKMASVRMAAEVGTGLWRSLQRFRGGFAALRPVSVLHEVHPRHPSLRNCPAFFSSTPSSDVSLKHKHGRLVLEVPLPSRKEKCLFFLRPMLMTVGDLIGDLQREDSGAAASLLSADGQRVANTTLLDALLETDFQLVINNHVYNVSAPEKVITSSEHARDMEDLKHVVHLLHAALHLPEHHLLQERHLLERMDNIKQELSPLEQTKSELSRTAEFRTSRTLWTGMALLSVQGGALGWLTWWVYSWDVMEPVTYFITYATSMGAFAYYILTKQDYVYPDAKDRQFLRYFYKGAKKKQFNVEKYNKLKDELEQVEEDLRRLKYPNQLQLPLEQIQAKP; encoded by the exons ATGAAGATGGCTTCGGTTCGGATGGCCGCTGAAGTTGGAACGGGACTTTGGAGAAGTCTTCAGCGTTTTCGGGGCGGTTTCGCAGCTTTGCGTCCGGTTTCAGTTCTTCAcgag gTTCATCCCAGACATCCATCACTGAGAAACTGTCCGGCTTTCTTCTCCAGTACTCCCTCTAGTG aCGTGTCTCTGAAGCACAAACATGGCCGCCTGGTTCTGGAGGTGCCGTTGCCGTCCAGGAAGGAGAAGTGCCTGTTCTTCCTGCGGCCCATGCTGATGACAGTGGGAGACCTGATCGGCGATCTGCAGAGAGAGGACTCCGGAGCCGCGGCCTCCCTTCTCTCTGCAG ACGGGCAACGTGTTGCCAACACGACGCTGTTGGACGCACTGCTGGAGACAGACTTCCAGCTCGTCATCAACAATCACGTTTACAACGTCAGCGCACCTGAGAAAG TGATCACCTCCAGTGAGCATGCCAGAGACATGGAGGACTTGAAGCACGTGGTGCATCTCCTGCATGCAGCGCTGCACCTGCCTGAACACCACCTGCTGCAGGAGCGCCATCTGCTGGAGAGGATGGACAACATCAAGCAGGAGCTGTCGCCTCTGGAGCAG ACGAAGTCCGAACTGAGCCGGACGGCGGAGTTTCGCACCTCCAGGACTCTCTGGACCGGCATGGCGCTGCTGTCTGTGCAGGGCGGCGCCCTGGGCTGGCTCACCTGGTGGGTGTATTCATGGGACGTCATGGAGCCCGTCACGTACTTCATCACCTACGCCACCAGCATGGGCGCCTTCGCCTACTACATCCTCACCAAGCAG GATTACGTGTATCCAGACGCTAAGGACAGACAGTTTCTACGTTACTTTTATAAAGGCGCCAAGAAGAAGCAGTTCAACgtggaaaaatacaacaaactgAAGGATGAACTCGAACAG GTGGAAGAGGACTTGAGACGTCTGAAATATCCCAACCAGCTTCAGCTTCCGCTGGAACAGATCCAGGCGAAGCCGTGA
- the LOC114145166 gene encoding caspase-6 encodes MSGDIAGSASTATDSVASAESLTETDGFFRSSPVVLDPAEEYRMTRKRRGVALIFNQERFFWRLGLNTRNGTNADRHNLERRLLELNFDVRSYDDYKLVDVLEKIHEAAEDDHSDADCFLLAFLSHGENDHVYAYDGKISIQDITAMFKGDKCQSLVGKPKIFVVQACRGEQHDVPVTPCDAVDNDVKTNETVVDACAIHTLPAGADFIMCYSVAEGYYSHRETINGSWYIQDLCELLQMYGGSLEFTQLLTLVNRMVSMRRVGNCNDRSAIGKKQVPCFASMLTKKLYFRPKK; translated from the exons ATGTCAGGTGACATTGCAG GAAGCGCGTCCACAGCCACTGACAGTGTGG CGTCTGCAGAGAGTTTAACGGAGACGGATGGTTTCTTCAGAAG CAGCCCCGTCGTTTTGGATCCTGCGGAGGAATACAGGATGACCAGAAAGCGGCGAGGCGTCGCTCTCATCTTCAACCAGGAGCGTTTCTTCTGGCGCCTGGGCCTGAACACCAGAAACGGGACGAACGCCGACCGCCACAACTTAGAGAGGAG ACTGCTGGAGCTGAACTTTGATGTCAGGAGTTATGACGACTACAAACTGGTGGACGTCCTGGAAAAAATCCATGAAG CTGCCGAAGACGATCATTCAGACGCCGACTGCTTCCTGCTCGCCTTCCTTAGCCACGGCGAGAACGATCACGTCTACGCATACGACGGCAAGATCAGCATCCAGGACATCACCGCCATGTTCAAAGGAGACAAGTGCCAGAGCCTCGTCGGAAAACCCAAGATCTTTGTTGTGCAG GCTTGCCGTGGGGAACAGCATGACGTTCCCGTGACGCCCTGCGACGCCGTGGACAACGACGTGAAGACAAATGAGACGGTGGTGGACGCCTGCGCCATCCACACCCTTCCTGCCGGCGCCGATTTCATCATGTGTTACTCTGTTGCTGAAG GTTACTACTCCCACAGGGAGACCATCAACGGCTCGTGGTACATCCAGGATCTGTGTGAGTTACTCCAGATGTACGGCGGCTCGCTGGAGTTCACGCAGCTGCTCACGTTGGTCAACAGAATGGTCTCGATGCGCCGAGTCGGGAACTGCAATGACCGCAGCGCAATTGGCAAAAAACAGGTACCGTGCTTCGCTTCGATGCTCACCAAGAAGCTCTACTTCCGGCCGAAGAAGTGA